The window AAAACTTTGGGATTCACTATGCATTATATTTAGATAATCTTTGTTCAATAACTATCATCTATTGAAGCAAATAAGAAAacccaagaaaaataaaaacaacttaTCCCAAAAGCACATCATTACCAGATGATTCAATTAGAGCAATTTGTATGTTTGGAAGTAATGGCAATTATAAGAGTTGACAAACACAAATCAACTAGCAGAAGTAGAGGCGTGCACAAGTGATAACATTCAAAACTGTCTAACATATCCAAAGGATTCCACTATCAATAATTTAAGTCAAACTTGGTTTAAGTCATTTCAACACTAAAGTAAAACTAGAATGGAGCAAAACAGGCAGCCTAAGAGTATCAGCAGAAGAGCTGGATGATCATCACTCACCTCCTTCTAAGCAACAAGAGTACTGGCAGTAGTAGATTCACTGCATTAGAACAAGCCCGTGTCAGAACTCATAAATAGCACTCAAAATCTTCAATCGAATTTTCAAGATAACACTACCAAATAGGGAATCAAAGTATATACAATGGTTGATTCACTACAGTACTAAGATCTACTTCACATTAACCCTATAAAGTTATCATACACTAAAGCTATGTTTTTTTGGCCCATTTAAACAATAGAGGGTACTAATAATGTGATCACAAAATGCATAGAAAGTTATAATTGAGCAAGTGGCTTACTATTTCCAGACTGGAGGAAGCTTCTTAGTCTTCTTGTAGTAACGGGCAAGACGATGAATCCTGCTCTCAACTAGAATGAGCCTGAACTTGGAGTCCTTGTCCTTCCTGTTCCTCTCAAGATGCTTCCTAATGGCAACGGCCTTCTTAATCAGATGGTAAAGATCCTCGGGAATCTCAGGTGCAAGTCCTACAAGAAGAAAGTATATCAATCAATTTGAGAGggaaagtaaataaaaaaaataaaattttgagcaTTTGTGAGGGGGAAAAGAAATAGATTTTCGTACCGTGAGCCTTGAGGATACGCAAGATCTTGTTTCCTGTAACGCTCTTGACCTGGGCAATTCCGTGAGAATCACGAAGAATGACACCGATCTGAGAAGGAGTCATGCCTTTCTTGGCGAGCTTGAAGATGTTGTCATCGACCTGAAAGAAATTAGATCATAAATCATCAAATAATAGTCCTCTAACTAATCATCCACGACCCACAAAGATGAAGGGAAAGATGAATGGATTTCACAAACATCTTGAGATGAGATCTTGAGCCAACTGGGAGGAGTTCTCTTGTATGGCAGTGCAGATGCGGAGATACCCTTCCTGAACAGAAGAAGTTAGCattaggaagaagaagaagaagaagaagctcatataaattataatgtatgTGTAGTGTAGAAGGGAAAGATAGAGAACCCTCCACTATGCATACGACCCATGCTGGCGGTGGAGAAGGTGACAGCGGCGGCCGGCGGATGTAGAGAGAGAGACTTTGCTAACCCTAGCTCCttgatcaaattaatttatcctCCTGTTAATATATATGATGACGTGGACActcttttcttaaaaaaaattttttttgtttctaaaatatgataatggtcttaaaatattttattttctagtctattacttatttatttatatatatattaataatatttaaactaaataaaatataatttacataaatatattaattaaaatctcattaattattcaatataataattaatttaaataagaataatatattatatcatttttatatttataatatatttatattgtaattcaaaccaaatatctGGTGAGATATTGAACCAACTAGGAGGTACAGATGCTGACAAAAGTAAAGCAAGAgattataaaatgttaattattaagtgttaattattttcattttaattttgtttatttaattatatatttgttgatgtaaatgtttgtttgttttttaattaaaaaaatataagtagcttaaaaaatattattagtttaaaaaaaaagtcaaatatttATGGTCAAGTGTTAATAGAtcaatgtattaattttaatgtccTCAAATACCAAAGTAATTGTAATGTGCAATACTCTAAAGTCCACAATAACAAACTCTTTTAAACCCAAAGTCTGTGTTGATACTTGATCCTACTTGCCTTGAAGTTTGAAACATGAATCACCTGATATAGGCCTAAgcccaaaaatatatttatttgtaaaagaaCTAAACAAATGTATAGCCATGAAAGACAACATAATAATTAGATCGGGAATTTATTAAGTAATTCTAATAAACTTATCGAgataagtattattaatttgttatttataattttatattaatttatg is drawn from Impatiens glandulifera chromosome 3, dImpGla2.1, whole genome shotgun sequence and contains these coding sequences:
- the LOC124931497 gene encoding 40S ribosomal protein S13-like, whose protein sequence is MGRMHSGGKGISASALPYKRTPPSWLKISSQDVDDNIFKLAKKGMTPSQIGVILRDSHGIAQVKSVTGNKILRILKAHGLAPEIPEDLYHLIKKAVAIRKHLERNRKDKDSKFRLILVESRIHRLARYYKKTKKLPPVWKYESTTASTLVA